The Providencia rettgeri genome includes a window with the following:
- the purC gene encoding Phosphoribosylaminoimidazole-succinocarboxamide synthase, producing the protein MQKKAELYRGKAKTVYTTEDPDLLVLEFRNDTSALDGERIEQFDRKGMVNNKFNHFIMSKLEAAGIPTQMEALLSDTEALVKKLDMVPVECVIRNRAAGSLVKRLGVEEGMVLNPPLFDLFLKDDAKHDPMVNESYCETFGWVSKENLAKMRELSYKANEVLSKIFADAGLILVDFKLEFGLYKGQVVLGDEFSPDGSRLWDKETLNKMDKDRFRQSLGGLIEAYEEVARRIGVQLD; encoded by the coding sequence ATGCAAAAGAAAGCTGAGTTGTATCGTGGTAAGGCAAAAACAGTCTATACCACAGAGGATCCTGATCTACTGGTTCTGGAGTTCCGTAATGATACATCAGCACTCGATGGTGAGCGTATCGAGCAGTTTGACCGTAAAGGTATGGTAAATAACAAATTTAACCATTTCATTATGAGCAAATTAGAAGCAGCCGGTATTCCAACACAAATGGAAGCATTATTGTCTGACACAGAAGCCCTGGTGAAAAAGTTAGATATGGTGCCTGTTGAGTGTGTGATCCGTAACCGTGCCGCAGGTTCACTAGTAAAACGCTTAGGTGTTGAAGAAGGCATGGTGTTAAATCCGCCACTATTTGACTTATTTTTAAAGGACGATGCCAAACACGACCCAATGGTGAATGAATCGTACTGTGAAACCTTTGGTTGGGTGAGCAAAGAAAACTTGGCAAAAATGCGTGAGCTAAGCTACAAAGCCAATGAAGTACTCAGTAAAATTTTTGCGGATGCAGGGTTAATCTTAGTCGATTTTAAACTGGAGTTTGGCTTGTATAAAGGCCAAGTGGTATTAGGCGATGAGTTTTCGCCAGACGGTAGCCGTTTATGGGATAAAGAAACGCTCAATAAAATGGATAAAGACCGTTTTCGTCAGAGCCTTGGTGGCTTAATCGAAGCTTACGAAGAAGTCGCACGCCGTATTGGCGTACAGCTAGATTAA